TTTAGTTGAAGTTTGTTTATAGAAAGGATGCGTATTTTTTGGCTAAGCGTTATATTACGATTGTTTTAATTTATTTATTATTACTATTTTCTGCATCTGTTGGGATTCCAATTGTTCAACATATTTTACTAAGTACGACATCCCTTTCAGCGGAGAGCGCCGCATCTTATGGAATGGTTATCTGGTCAATATTCTCTAATCTTTTATCACTTGCAATTATCATTCCGATGCTTTACAGAAAACCAAAAGAAAATAAAATCGAAATCGGTGAAAAAACAAAACCGCTTCTAAGTATTGTGTGGATTGTCGGAGGAGTCATTGGCTTATATGTGGCACAAATTATTTGTAGTGTTATTATTACGATGATTTCAGGGGAGTTAAGTAATTCTGCCAATACGGAGTTACTTGTTGATTTGACTAAAGCTGCACCTATTTTCTTGATCTTTATTTCTATTTTGGGACCGATTTTGGAAGAACTTGTCTTTCGAAAAGTGATTTTTGG
The sequence above is drawn from the Listeria monocytogenes genome and encodes:
- a CDS encoding CPBP family intramembrane glutamic endopeptidase, whose product is MAKRYITIVLIYLLLLFSASVGIPIVQHILLSTTSLSAESAASYGMVIWSIFSNLLSLAIIIPMLYRKPKENKIEIGEKTKPLLSIVWIVGGVIGLYVAQIICSVIITMISGELSNSANTELLVDLTKAAPIFLIFISILGPILEELVFRKVIFGGLSNVTNIHVAAVISSLFFGLLHGDISFLLTYFVIGLILCFLYTKTKRIAVSMGAHILMNTIVLLLSLGIIGG